TTTTTATCTCTACCATCTGTCTGATCACCTCCTTTTCCCAGTACATCAGGCGCATTATTGAGGTGGCACCTGATAAAACAAAAAAAGCCCGGCAAAGAGGATAGACATACCATCCTTGCCTGATCCCAGAGATTGTCAGCTATACTATTAGCCGGTCTGCTGACAACCTCATCACTATCTTTAACCAGAGATGCAGAGGACACAAAAAAAACGGAAAACGGTTGTTCTTTTTTTTCTATCCTGAATGTCTCTGAAAAAATCCAATAAAAAAGCCCAGCAAAAAGAGGAATCCCTTTTCCCTGCCATTGTCCCATTTGTTTAACAGTTGTACATATGAGCCGGTCTGCTGTTAAACAAAATCTTATTGATACTGAGTCTTAATTGCTCTTATATATAGCAAAATAAAAATTAATGTCAATGAAAATATTAAGAATCCTATTTTCGTAATTTCGAACTGTCGTTGAATTTTGTTTATTATTGACATTGATGCAAACAATTTTTAAAATTATAAAAAGGCCTAGCAAAGAGGTGTTAAAAACCTCCTTGCCCTGGTCCCAGGGGTTAATAACTGTACTTTAGCCGGTCGGTTATTAATCCCTTTTTTAAAATTCACCGCTTCATGCTTTTTCAATCTTTGCCATTCCTTTTGCCTTCAGGCTTACCTTAATTTAATACAAGTTACTATCCGAACCTTTTTCAATTGCTGCATGGCGCAGGCCGAAGATGGAGAATATCTTGAACTATATGCCTCTGAAAAGAGATGCCTTGTAACACCAACAGGAATGATTTTACCTGCCTGATCGTTCAATTCTTTCATGAGCACTTCTCATATTTCCATTGACATGCCAACCGTTATAGGGATAATCTCATCTTATGCCGAGAACTGATATAAACGATAAGCTAAAAACCGCATGGATCAGGCAATTGAATGAAGACTGGAAGACGGCAAATTTCCTTTACTTTAAAGACTCTATGCGCCCCCCAAACTTTGAGCTATCGTATTCAGGGGTGGCGTTGGGCAGATGGAAAGGCGGTTGTCACCGGCGTCTCTCCATCAGTATTGTTCTGATCAATATATATGTTTGGGAATACGTCCAGGAGGTCCTTTACCACGAAATGGTGCATCAGTACGTGGAGGAGGTTTTGGGCATCCGCGAAGAACTTCCTCACGGAGAGGCATTTAAGAGGATTTGCCAGGAAAAGGGGATTGATCCAACGGCTACGGGTGACGTTCAAACATGGATGAAAAAACGCAAAAGCAGATTCACCGCAAGTTCGGAAAACCACCAGATACTGGATAAGGTTCATAAGCTGCTGGCATTGGCTCAAAGCCCCAACGAACACGAGGCACAGACTGCCATGTCCAAGGCCCATGAGTTGTTATTAAGACATAACCTGTCACTCCTGGATACTCAGACGAAATGGAATTACATCCATAAGCAAGTCGGTGAAATAGGGCGGAGAGACCCCGTGAAGTCCCTAATCAGCGCTATGCTTTGCAAATATTTTTTCGTAGAGGCCATCTGGACGTTCGGGTACGACCAGCATAAAAACCGGCGCGGCCGGGTTTTGGAAATTTATGGGACACTGGAAAACGTCGAGATGGCGGAATACGTGTATCATTATCTTCAAAACGTCTCTGAACTTTTATGGACGGAGTACAAGGGAAAAAATACTATCACCGGTAACAGGCATCGAAGGACGTTTATCTACGGCCTCTTAGAAGGTTTCTATCATAAGCTGGAAGGCAGGGTGCGGGAAAATGTGTCTCAAAAACTGGTATGGAAGGGAGACCCACGGCTCAGTGAATTTTTTCGCCGAAGAAATCCCCGGTGTACCCGAACCTTTTCCCGGTATTCCAGAACCTGTCAGGATGCCTATAATTCCGGAGTATCTCAAGGGAAAAAACTGATTATTCACAAGGGCGTTCGGGAGGGCGGCAACGGGGAAGTCAAGTATTTAAACTAACCATTTCAAGGCAGGAATGCCTGTGGCATCCTGAATTAATCAATCTGACCCGATTATATTCGTACTATGAAAGAAATGAAGCCAATACCTTTTAGGCACAGACCCAAGGGCTTAACGATTATCTATGAAGACCGGGATATTATTGTTATCGATAAGAGCGCCGGCTTACTGACGGTAAAAGCAACGTATGAAAGAGAAAAAACAGCCCACCACATTTTAACCAACTACATACGTAAGGGCAGCTTTAAATCAAAAAAACAACTTTTTGTTGTACATCGATTGGACCGTGACACCTCCGGTGTTCTGGTGTTTGCTAAGAGTTCTGAAGCCAAGGAAAATCTTAAACTACAATGGAAAGACGTGAAGAAAAAATATGTAGCGGTAGTTCATGGGATATTAACTGAAAAATGCGGGACAATCATCTCATATTTAGCTGAAAACGAAGATTATGAAGTTTTTTCTGTTAAGGATTCGAGAAAAGGGGAATTAGCAAAAACCCGTTACAAAGTGTTAAAAGAAGCAAAAAGATTTAGTTTGCTTGAAATTGAATTATTAACGGGCAAAAAAAACCAGATACGGGTTCATTTCTCTGAGAAAGGACATCCACTCGTTGGTGATGGCAAATACGGTAAAAAAGGCGAGCCGAAGAGCCGTTTAGCACTTCATTCACACCATCTAACGTTTCGGCATCCACATAGTGGCAAAGAATTAACCTTTGAAGCCGAGGTGCCTGGTTTCTTTAAAAGTTTTTTTGATAGCGTATAAAAAACAAGTTTTATAACTATTTATGATTTTTTGCAAAGGTGAAATATTTTGCTTGATGTGAATCTTCTCATGAACCTGCAAATTAACCTTTATATCAAACTGTTTTATTCTCGCATATTCAAGGTCAGGCACCAAGAGAACTATATTCTACCTATTTCATGACAAATACGCGTAATCTTTTCTTGCCGAATCGCAAGGCTTTTTTGTGTGACTCCATCCATATCTCCATTCGTCTCCCTTTGACCGCCTTGCCAACATCTTCTGCCCTGAAAACCCTGTTACCAAACCCTTCTATTTTTAACTTCGTTCCAAGCGCTATCATCTTCGGGTCTACTGCAACGGTACCGCGTGAGGCTACTTTTCCACTTTTGGTTATTCCATAGGCTTTATGCCTCGGGGTTTTCCCTGTGCATACTTTGCAATTATCATAAGCCCTTACCGTCATAATATACACTTCAGCCAAAACTGCTTTCAGGGGCAAAAGCATAAAAACAAGCATATAAATAATCTGTGGTTTCAAACGTTTTTTCATCGGTCTGATTGTAGCCTGGCTGATACCTTTAGAAACGTTGAAAACGACCCTTGACTGAATCATGGATAGGCACTATTTACCCTGCTTTTGTTTCTCCGGCCTGCCTATTGGCAAGGCACTTAATATTCTTCCTGCCTTTCTACCTGTATCACAAAGTACTATATCCTTAAAACCTAATATCTATTTTTATTCTATAATTACCAACATGTTATTTTATGTCATAATGGATGTCAAGCGGAATCAGCGGAATTATGTAGGATTTCCTTTATTCCGTTTTCCTTCTTCTCTGAGCAGACAGTGGCAGAAAGGGTCTTTTTCTTTCGTGGGTTTTCTGTTCCCGATGTGCGTTGTTTTCACAGAGAGGGTCTTTTCCAACCCAGCAGGGTGTAATCTTTTTACTGCGAATCAGTTTGCGAAGAGGTGAAAGATCATGTTTGGACACAAAGGTAAAAGCCTTCCCCTTTCTCCCCATACGGCCGGTACGGCCAGTACGATGTGTATACTGCTCTCCGTCTCTCGGAAAATCCCAATTAATCACGTGCGAAACATGCGAAAAATCAAGCCCCCTCGC
The sequence above is a segment of the Candidatus Brocadia sp. genome. Coding sequences within it:
- a CDS encoding RluA family pseudouridine synthase, translated to MKPIPFRHRPKGLTIIYEDRDIIVIDKSAGLLTVKATYEREKTAHHILTNYIRKGSFKSKKQLFVVHRLDRDTSGVLVFAKSSEAKENLKLQWKDVKKKYVAVVHGILTEKCGTIISYLAENEDYEVFSVKDSRKGELAKTRYKVLKEAKRFSLLEIELLTGKKNQIRVHFSEKGHPLVGDGKYGKKGEPKSRLALHSHHLTFRHPHSGKELTFEAEVPGFFKSFFDSV
- a CDS encoding DUF2786 domain-containing protein; this translates as MPRTDINDKLKTAWIRQLNEDWKTANFLYFKDSMRPPNFELSYSGVALGRWKGGCHRRLSISIVLINIYVWEYVQEVLYHEMVHQYVEEVLGIREELPHGEAFKRICQEKGIDPTATGDVQTWMKKRKSRFTASSENHQILDKVHKLLALAQSPNEHEAQTAMSKAHELLLRHNLSLLDTQTKWNYIHKQVGEIGRRDPVKSLISAMLCKYFFVEAIWTFGYDQHKNRRGRVLEIYGTLENVEMAEYVYHYLQNVSELLWTEYKGKNTITGNRHRRTFIYGLLEGFYHKLEGRVRENVSQKLVWKGDPRLSEFFRRRNPRCTRTFSRYSRTCQDAYNSGVSQGKKLIIHKGVREGGNGEVKYLN